The following are encoded in a window of Mycobacterium decipiens genomic DNA:
- a CDS encoding lysylphosphatidylglycerol synthase transmembrane domain-containing protein produces MSYDAAARSLRQRVGALPRPRVGAAAAGGVPPPARGTDAARGKYWWLRWLVLGIVAIVLAIEVALGWDQLAKAWMSLYQAKWWWLLAAVLAAGASMHSFAQIQRTLLKSAGVHVKQWRSEAAFYAANSLSTTLPGGPVLSATFLLRQQRIWGASTVVASWQLVMSGVLQAVGLALLGLGGAFFLGAKNNPFSLLFTLGGFVALLLLAQAVASRPELIEGIGSRVLSWVNSVRGRPADTGLAKWRQILMQLESVSLGRRDLGVAFGWSLFNWIADVACLGFAAYAAGDHASVGGLTVAYAAARAVGTIPLMPGGLLVVEAVLVPGLVSSGMTLPSAISAMLIYRLISWLLIAAIGWVVFFFMFRTERAADSDDNDDPPTDPNLPVLPAQGGPYADPTEADPIDAAAPGPAPRPDLEPERDDRPGR; encoded by the coding sequence GTGTCGTATGACGCCGCCGCCCGCAGCCTACGCCAGCGCGTGGGTGCACTCCCCCGCCCGCGGGTGGGCGCAGCTGCCGCCGGGGGCGTGCCCCCACCCGCTCGCGGGACAGACGCTGCGCGCGGCAAGTACTGGTGGTTGCGGTGGCTGGTGCTGGGCATCGTCGCGATCGTGCTTGCGATCGAGGTGGCGTTGGGCTGGGACCAGCTCGCCAAGGCCTGGATGAGCTTGTATCAGGCCAAGTGGTGGTGGTTGCTCGCTGCGGTGCTGGCGGCGGGAGCGTCGATGCACAGCTTCGCCCAGATCCAGCGAACCCTGCTGAAGTCCGCCGGGGTGCACGTCAAGCAGTGGCGGTCGGAGGCCGCCTTCTATGCCGCCAACTCGCTGAGTACCACGCTGCCGGGCGGGCCGGTGTTGTCGGCCACGTTCTTGCTCCGTCAGCAACGCATCTGGGGCGCCTCGACGGTGGTGGCGTCGTGGCAGCTGGTCATGTCGGGTGTGCTGCAGGCGGTGGGTCTGGCGCTGCTCGGGTTGGGCGGCGCATTCTTCCTGGGCGCCAAGAACAACCCGTTCTCATTGCTGTTCACCCTGGGCGGCTTCGTCGCGTTGCTGCTGCTGGCCCAGGCGGTGGCGTCGCGGCCGGAGCTGATCGAGGGGATCGGCAGCAGGGTCTTGTCGTGGGTCAATTCGGTTCGCGGCAGGCCCGCCGATACCGGCTTGGCGAAGTGGCGCCAGATACTCATGCAGCTGGAGTCGGTCAGCCTGGGCCGGCGCGATCTTGGCGTGGCGTTCGGCTGGTCGTTGTTCAACTGGATCGCCGACGTCGCCTGCCTCGGTTTCGCCGCTTACGCCGCCGGCGACCACGCCTCGGTGGGCGGGTTGACGGTCGCCTACGCCGCTGCCCGCGCGGTCGGCACCATACCGCTGATGCCGGGCGGCCTGTTGGTTGTGGAGGCGGTGCTGGTACCCGGCCTGGTATCCAGCGGCATGACCCTGCCGAGTGCCATCTCGGCGATGTTGATCTACCGGCTGATCAGCTGGCTGCTCATCGCCGCAATCGGCTGGGTGGTGTTCTTCTTCATGTTCCGCACCGAGCGCGCCGCCGATTCAGACGACAACGACGACCCGCCAACCGATCCAAATCTGCCGGTTCTACCAGCGCAGGGTGGACCCTACGCCGACCCGACCGAAGCCGACCCCATCGATGCCGCCGCGCCAGGCCCGGCGCCACGCCCCGATCTGGAACCGGAACGCGACGACAGACCGGGCCGGTAG